CAGAAATATATCCCATTTGCATCAGTGAACTGTCAGCATGCTGTTCTTGGCCTGTTGGTGATTAAAATCAGCTCAACTTAGTTTAAACTGGCGTCTGTTGTTCTTATCATCTATGTCTATATATCTAGTTACAGCCTGAACAAACTACTCTGTTACTGTGTCAAAATTCATATTGTTTCTGCCTCtatattataaatgaaaataagactttgttttagaaagaaaaacaaaaaaagcttcaCCCatataaattaagaaaaatatgtacagacctttaaaacaaaacaaattaaataaaaaataacccaaCATATGGCCTCGAGTCTTTgtttgaagaataaaaacaaagaggggTACAAAGAGGAATCAAATGAACTACATAAATTTTGTGACAGCAGGACAGAatgagagaagaagagagggaTGGACGGAGAACAGCTGAGAGGATGAATGAATATGGCACAGTTGAGTAAATCTGTGGTGTCCTCCGGCCGACTGGGCCGAGCAGGCAGCTGTTTAAGGTCTTGAAAAGCCGTCCATTTATCCTTTATCTGCTTGTCCTTCATGtgttgtcttcatttttttgtcctcttATTATCTCTCCATCAGTTTCATCCCGTTTCCCTGGTGCTGCATCTCCTCACATCCCTCCCTCCAACAAAATGTACACTGGATTTCTCCTCTGTTCACCCCTCTGGGGAGCAGCAGTCATGTTTCATGGAGGTTAAATCCTCAGAGAAGGCACTCTGACCTCCAGTAATGCCTCCTGGAGTCTATGCCTGTAGGCTTCATAGCGGCGAATCACCGCCTCCTTCTGctccttttcctctttgtcAAGGATCTGCAGGAAGTTACGCAGCTCGGGGATGGAGAAAGCATCCCACTGGggggaaaatataaataaaaagagattaGCAGGAagactttaaataataaagagaTATTTTGTTGGGTTCTTCATGTGTATGGATGGAAGAGCTAGAAAACAAAGCCAGGAAGCCTGAAAGATGTggaaactaaaaaagaaaaaggcaactaaagaagaagcaaaaaagaggaggaagaataaaatagaagaaTGTAAATAAGaacaactaaaaacatttttgtatttagcatgtcaggaaaaaaatacctaaaaagaaaataaaagaagaaaggaaagaagatgaGAAGACAATTAACACtggatttaaaataaacaggtaatggaaaacaaaaaaaagtgcaaatcCAATGAGGAAAGTCgaagtggagaaaaaacaagactaaagatagaaaagaacaaaagttaAGAAAAAGAGGCAGATAGGTTGTGTTACCATGACTTCTCCGGTCTGTTCCCTCAGTACGAAGCTGAGCGTTTCCAGGTCGGGTCCCGCCACCAGACGAAGAAACAGAGGCTGCTCGCCATCTGCCAGCTTACACACGTactctgcaacacacacacaaattcagttAGTCTGTAGAGCGTGTGCATCATCACACCACATACACgcaggcatgtgtgtgtgttcatataaacaGAGCTGGCAGAGGATGAGTGGTAGGGTAACCAGAGATGTGGTGAATCTATTTACATCTAAACACAGGCAGCAGTGGATTTCTGAGGCCAGGATGAATCTAAATGAAGATTACAAAATGATGTCTTTACATCCACATCTTTGCCAGAATtcttatatttagtttttagaaAGTCACAATTATGTTTTCATCAAGATATTTCccagagaaattatgaacatttaaaagcCATATTGTTGTTCAATTtctcaaattattaaaaatatttacttaaatTAGGGATAAAGTCTCCTATAGGTCCTTCTCAAGGCATCTACATTTATTCTTGAATCAGACACTTTATTTCCCctttaaaaaaaccaaaagggGCCATTAAATATCTACGTACAGCTGTTGTCAGACTTCTGTCTTTTACTAGCAGGCAGTACATCTCCAGTAATTAATGTAaaccaaaaccaggaatgaCATCCACTtcaggtttatttttaaagcttaaaTTCTTGTTGGAAGCTGATGAATGGTCTCCTCCTCACTTGGAGATGTTAAACAGCCTGAAAGATAATACGTGACACCAGACAACCCCTGCAACAGCTGCAGATTCAAGCACTGTGTATGCGTGCTGTATCTATACGCCGCATGTGTTCCCGGGTATCCCTGGCGAGCTGATGTCTGTGGGAGAGAACCGTGGCATCCGGCATGAGGGCGAGGcctccacacagacacagaggaCATCATTACTGTGTCAGAGCCAAAGCATCTCATACTGAGCTTGGCATGAAAGGCATGAAATGCTGTCTCCACGGCTGTCGCGTTCACGGTCTCAAACAAACTCTCTTACCTTGCTCCTCCCTGTGGCTGCGCTTGTACAGGGCGTATTTGGCCGGGTTGTCCATGACTGTGTACTTGTTCAGGAGGGCGACGATGACCTgatgaaacaagaacaaaactgtCTGTCAGTGATGAATGAAGCAACAGTCAAACCTCGAGCCAATAAGCCACTACTTATTCATGTTTACCTATTTCTGACGTCCAGCTACAGTTAGATCTTTTTctgttatattattattagtgaCTAAATCCACTATTATAGCagaatttaaagtattttattttatattttacacgaGAACTTtgcctgttttcttttgtttgtgttcatttatAGGTTTAACTGAATTTTCTAGCTACGTTTTTCCAAattaatcattattataatGCTCAGAAACTCCAAGTCAGATGTTAAAGCAGGGAGAGAACTGCTTTACTGGAGGACTGGAGTTTAAGATTCCTGACTTAAAGTGATTTAAAATCCATCACTTGCTTCATCAGTCTGTTAATGAGAGAACCTGGACTGAAGTGTCCTGGACTGATATTGTGGGTCATTTGGTCAAATTTAATCATATCTTTTAACAAGAGTAACCTAAAACTAGAGGTGTTTAGGGGCTTCCACCGACCGATACTcaacagtaaaatatataaagtggttacattcatttttatttacttagcaACAATTTAGAGCTGTAGTATCAGATTACTTCAGAACAGTGTGACTAATACTGTTagtaatattatttatttttagtatctAACGTAAATTAAATGGCAATGAAGATGGAAatagttttactttaataatatttttctccACTCTACATGAAGCCCCCAGTATTTCAACAGACATGTCATAAAACTTCCCCATCAACCTTCTCTGAACCCTGACTTCATCCAGTATGTCATCAGATCCCAATTaagttttcagtgtgtgtgtgtgtctctctctctttctctctctctctctctctctctctctctgtgtgtgtggagggggtgTCAGCCACCTGTCTGACTGTGTTATTGGAGCTGATGTGGAGTGTTTTGGTGACTCCTTGGGGCAGATAGAAGGCATCTCCAATCACGGTTCCTCCTGTTCCTTTTTGACCGTGCACCGTCACCGGCCTCCTCAGATCCATTTGGACCTTAATGAAACCAGTGTACACACCCGTAGGCCCCTGAGGAGACACAGTTACAATATCATGTCAAAACATCTGCTTAAAAATAAGGaactataaacagaaaaacaaccataACAGCTAATATGAGCCATGTGCTTGAATCAGCAGaatcagactaaataaaaaaaaaagatctggtGCATCAGTGAAGAACTCCAGATAAAATGAAagtgaatcaaatcaaaatgaGTAATGAAGTTTCCATAGAGGCTGTGAAGTCAGTGCTTTAAAAGCTACACATGAGAGATCAGTTCACCCAGCCAGTCCAGTGTGTCCTGCAGGACAGATGGCTGCAGACAGAGGAAAAGCATCCTAATCTCATTACTCCATACGGGGCCTTGAGGAGTGTGCATGCAagtttatgtggaaaaaaagacttaaaaaaaaaaaagaccaacaaggttaaaaaagaaaaaagaccaaCAATATCAGCATGAAAGTTTGAAATAAGACATTTGAGCCATCacagataaaatgataaaaagacagaagagaaaataaaaaggaagactaaataaaaacggGGGTTGATCAACAAAGAGAAGTGTAATCTTCACAGTGATTCAATCAGCTCTGATGTCTGCAAACGATTTACTGATCAATCGACGACTTTGTTGAACAAAATGCAATTTGAACTGGAGCAGGGAGCTCATAAAGAATTATTTGTATTAAGATTTCTagtaaaaaataaccaaaacttCTCTGCTAGAGTTATAATAtgtgactgtaaataaaaaacttaaactaATGATGATAACAGTGGTGCAGTGTAAGCTGGAATAATTTCCCtggagcacttttttttttaaaattcatttcaCCCTGTGTTACATTGAACAACTTCAAACAGCTCTAACGCTGCCAAGGAAAACACGCTGGGGGAGAACAATAGCAGGAATATCATCACAGAGCTCTGATGTGACTTCTCAGGAATGCTGAGAGCAGGAGGGAGGCGGCGCTGATGTAGAAACATAAGTTACAGAGACAAAATcaggtgtttttattgcatGAAGTGGGTGTGAAACAGCAGTTTAACAGCAGAATTAATGAATACTTGCAAATTCTGGTGAAGATACAAAAACCTAAGGGATTTTCTAGTTGaacctgtatgtgtgtgtttgagtgtgtgtctgcGTTCCACTCACCAGTGTCATTTTAAGGTGGTCTTTGGTCAACGAGTTGTACTGCTCGATCTTCAGCCTGATTTCCTTCTGGCTGAACTCTGTCCGCAactctctctccttctccacATCCTTCCACAAAGAGAGAAACATGACATGATAAGACACGAGTCAGGCATGAAACCCAAAACAACACAGTCTGTTTGGACAATAGAAGCAGGATGAGGAAAATGTTCCTCCTAATCTAAATCTAAGGGGTAATCCACCGTGTCTGAGGCAAAAACTTCCAAATCTGTATGAATCCAAACCTTTTTTAGAAGGTGGAAAGTTGCTGATTCTTTACTTTTCAGGTGGAAAAATGCAACATGGCTGTGAGGAAGCAGAATAACAGCTTGCTGTATGTACATGTGTAACATACAATAAGCATTAAAGTTGTTTTCATGTGGCCCAGCCCACTCACGTGACCAGGAGGACAGAACATTTAAGGTCACGTTTATGCATTTTTGCATAGGACTGCAACTTTTATAAAAGAGTGCATTCACTCTGATTAAGCCCAGTATTTTCCTGAATGATATCACCCTCAGATAAAAACTTGTGAAGAGGCCTTGCTGCTGGAGGGCCAGCACATGACAAAAATACCATCTGAATCAGCCTCAGTCCCATGCTAAGACACCAACTACTAATTTTAGACAACAAGGTCCTGCAGGAGAGAGCACCAATGCCACGAGAAACACAATCAAAACAAATGAAGACTAAAAAAGTCTTAAGTTTGGCCACGTGGACTTGGAGAGTAGGCACAACAGATTTAAACTGCTTGTGGAATTTGTGGCATACTGTGTGTTAAGTTAGCTAGACAAAAGCCGTCGCTACAAAAAGAACGAAAGAGAGCCAGAGTCAGCAGTCCGCTGTGGTTGGGCATAAATAACCGAGGAGGGTGGAGCTGGCCAGAGAGGGCAGGGGGTCAAAACTGAGGCCGGCTGGTAGGAAAAGCTATAGAAAAAgatgacagacagacacacacacacacacgtgtgcaAGACAGAGACAAACACCTGCATGTGGGCTTTAACAGATATGATCCCT
The window above is part of the Melanotaenia boesemani isolate fMelBoe1 chromosome 23, fMelBoe1.pri, whole genome shotgun sequence genome. Proteins encoded here:
- the rassf3 gene encoding ras association domain-containing protein 3 isoform X2, producing the protein MRRSGHLEVSLLWGNSGCKYTCHAACRDRVSLDCRPAASPISQDQLNNNTPLHDVEKERELRTEFSQKEIRLKIEQYNSLTKDHLKMTLGPTGVYTGFIKVQMDLRRPVTVHGQKGTGGTVIGDAFYLPQGVTKTLHISSNNTVRQVIVALLNKYTVMDNPAKYALYKRSHREEQEYVCKLADGEQPLFLRLVAGPDLETLSFVLREQTGEVMWDAFSIPELRNFLQILDKEEKEQKEAVIRRYEAYRHRLQEALLEVRVPSLRI
- the rassf3 gene encoding ras association domain-containing protein 3 isoform X3; the encoded protein is MTWNSTMSSGYSSLEEDSEEYFFTARTSFFKKPLGKVSEYKDVEKERELRTEFSQKEIRLKIEQYNSLTKDHLKMTLGPTGVYTGFIKVQMDLRRPVTVHGQKGTGGTVIGDAFYLPQGVTKTLHISSNNTVRQVIVALLNKYTVMDNPAKYALYKRSHREEQEYVCKLADGEQPLFLRLVAGPDLETLSFVLREQTGEVMWDAFSIPELRNFLQILDKEEKEQKEAVIRRYEAYRHRLQEALLEVRVPSLRI
- the rassf3 gene encoding ras association domain-containing protein 1 isoform X1; translated protein: MFNVAHQCGKYSPTHSAVKDDSHLTVETVQISVYPPYETEATWPPWGAKMRISKANNKGAGVVKAVRPQQSPQPTSLESLKAAWSGRDQPEMSSEGRDGIGHGGGAPRGRKKGPRRDVRTIFSPGERDPRVKEEFGDGHTFEPGGEQTWCDKCCNYIHRDGLTCSGCKYTCHAACRDRVSLDCRPAASPISQDQLNNNTPLHDVEKERELRTEFSQKEIRLKIEQYNSLTKDHLKMTLGPTGVYTGFIKVQMDLRRPVTVHGQKGTGGTVIGDAFYLPQGVTKTLHISSNNTVRQVIVALLNKYTVMDNPAKYALYKRSHREEQEYVCKLADGEQPLFLRLVAGPDLETLSFVLREQTGEVMWDAFSIPELRNFLQILDKEEKEQKEAVIRRYEAYRHRLQEALLEVRVPSLRI